A single window of Carassius auratus strain Wakin chromosome 9, ASM336829v1, whole genome shotgun sequence DNA harbors:
- the LOC113108952 gene encoding secretin receptor-like, with product MKISAVLHLVALAALLHACSHVCAVPPECDLDVMLIREEENCYNIIFQENLTETGSTRTGCSALWDDLNCWPHAEVGETVSQPCPSFLRVKGAVMKNCTENGWSEVFPPYELACGHGLNDSFQIPIDLEVSHEYFFYVKIMYSTGYAISLVSLSIALTVLCVFRKLHCTRNFIHMQLFLSFILRAIFIFIRDAALHYSQEYYHCNSHPPGCKVALFLSNYCILANYSWLLVEGHYLHSLINLSLRSQKKRLHWYILLGWGIPMLIIISWSLAKYLHQDEGCWETRDHGWIWWILRVPVIIFITVNMLFFLSIIRTLVAKLKAPDMHGSEINHHR from the exons ATGAAGATTTCTGCCGTTTTACATCTGGTTGCTCTCGCAGCTTTACTTCACGCTTGTTCTCAC GTGTGTGCCGTTCCTCCAGAATGTGATCTAGACGTCATGCTAATCAGAGAGGAGGAAAACTGCTACAACATCATCTTTCAAGAGAACCTGACAGAGACCGGTTCCACACGCACAG GCTGCAGTGCTTTATGGGATGATCTGAACTGCTGGCCTCATGCTGAAGTAGGAGAGACTGTGTCACAGCCGTGCCCCAGTTTCCTTCGGGTCAAAG GAGCGGTGATGAAAAACTGCACTGAGAATGGGTGGTCTGAAGTCTTTCCCCCGTACGAACTCGCCTGTGGCCATGGGCTCAATGACAGCTTTCAAATTCCCATTGACTTG GAGGTCTCACATGAGTATTTCTTTTATGTGAAGATTATGTATTCTACGGGATATGCCATCTCTCTTGTCTCACTCAGCATTGCCCTcacagtgttgtgtgtgttcag GAAGCTGCACTGCACTCGTAATTTTATTCACATGCAGCTTTTTTTGTCCTTCATCCTGAGAGCCATTTTCATCTTCATCAGAGATGCTGCGCTGCATTACTCACAGGAGTACTACCACTGCAACTCTCATCCG CCTGGCTGCAAAGTGGCACTGTTCCTGTCTAATTACTGCATCCTGGCAAATTACAGCTGGCTGCTGGTGGAAGGACATTATCTGCACAGCCTCATAAACCTCTCACTGCGTTCACAGAAGAAACGCCTGCACTGGTACATCCTGCTTGGCTGGG GGATCCCGATGCTCATTATTATTAGCTGGAGTTTGGCCAAATACCTGCATCAGGATGAAGG ATGCTGGGAGACGAGAGATCATGGCTGGATATGGTGGATACTGCGAGTTCCAGTCAtcatttttattaca GtaaacatgctgttttttctgAGTATTATTCGGACATTAGTGGCAAAACTGAAAGCTCCTGACATGCATGGAAGTGAAATTAATCATCACAGGTGA